A section of the Spirosoma pollinicola genome encodes:
- a CDS encoding FAD-dependent oxidoreductase, whose translation MIADYSEAAVCHVDDLTDGELKEVRVNDTDVLLARVDGQYFALHPKCSHYNGPLAKGLLNGHRLVCPWHNACFDVRNGYRLEAPALNGLPTHEVRIEGDQVFVRLTTNKESIENPLSAPDEANSETYVIIGSGGAGAFAAEGMREGGFTGKIVMLTESREAPYDRPNCSKDYLQGKAPDEWMSLRSDEFYKDYGIDVRTNQHVTSLNPATKQIGLASGETLDYDKALICPGGAPNSLPNLATNLMGVYMLRSLHDSQKLRELGQAGKRVVIIGSSFIGLEGAMSLRKLGSEVNVVGLEKVPFEKILGEKIGRVIQGWHEKEGIQFHLGRKIDRLEGNDHVTAVLLDNGERLPADFVLLGLGVKPKTDFLEGVSLEKDGGVKTDEYLQIATDLYAAGDVAHYPVADGTQRIEHWKVAGQQGHVAGLNMAGKEEPYRMVPFFWSNQQGKRINYIGHATKTDDIIYDGDPEEGDSFLALYVQDGQIKAAAGLKRDQDIIAIRELMQENKMPSVDAVRNGIKWINELLKS comes from the coding sequence ATGATAGCTGATTATTCCGAAGCCGCCGTTTGCCACGTCGATGATCTGACCGATGGTGAACTAAAAGAAGTTCGCGTTAACGACACCGATGTATTGCTGGCCCGCGTAGATGGGCAATACTTTGCCTTACATCCAAAATGTTCTCATTATAATGGCCCTTTGGCCAAAGGATTGTTGAATGGGCATCGGCTCGTTTGCCCCTGGCATAATGCCTGTTTCGATGTCAGAAATGGCTACCGACTTGAAGCACCTGCCTTGAACGGCTTGCCTACCCATGAGGTGCGTATAGAAGGCGACCAGGTTTTTGTTCGCCTGACTACCAACAAAGAAAGTATAGAAAACCCTTTGTCGGCGCCGGACGAAGCCAACTCAGAAACTTACGTAATTATCGGAAGTGGGGGTGCAGGTGCATTTGCCGCAGAGGGAATGCGCGAGGGGGGCTTCACGGGAAAGATCGTGATGCTGACAGAAAGTAGAGAGGCACCCTACGACCGGCCAAATTGTTCCAAAGATTACCTGCAAGGCAAAGCGCCCGACGAATGGATGTCGCTGCGTAGCGATGAGTTTTATAAAGATTACGGCATCGACGTTCGCACGAACCAACACGTAACCAGCCTTAACCCGGCAACCAAACAGATTGGATTAGCCTCCGGCGAAACGCTGGACTACGACAAAGCGTTAATTTGTCCTGGTGGTGCGCCCAATTCGTTACCCAATTTAGCGACTAACTTAATGGGAGTTTATATGTTGCGTAGCCTGCACGACAGCCAGAAATTGCGCGAACTTGGGCAGGCAGGCAAACGGGTGGTTATTATCGGAAGCTCGTTTATTGGATTGGAAGGAGCCATGAGCCTGCGAAAGCTTGGTAGTGAAGTTAATGTGGTTGGGTTAGAGAAGGTGCCTTTTGAGAAAATTCTGGGCGAAAAAATTGGACGTGTCATACAGGGCTGGCACGAAAAAGAAGGCATTCAATTTCATTTGGGCCGTAAGATCGACCGATTGGAAGGCAACGACCATGTTACAGCCGTTCTACTCGACAATGGCGAGCGACTACCCGCTGATTTTGTGTTGCTTGGTCTGGGTGTGAAACCCAAAACAGATTTTTTGGAGGGTGTTTCGCTGGAGAAAGATGGGGGTGTGAAAACCGATGAATACCTGCAAATAGCTACTGACTTGTATGCGGCTGGTGATGTCGCTCATTATCCGGTGGCTGATGGAACCCAGCGAATTGAACACTGGAAAGTGGCCGGGCAACAAGGACATGTGGCTGGGCTAAATATGGCAGGCAAAGAAGAGCCTTATCGGATGGTGCCGTTTTTCTGGAGCAACCAGCAGGGGAAGCGTATTAATTATATTGGCCACGCTACTAAAACAGATGATATAATTTATGACGGCGACCCAGAGGAAGGCGACTCGTTTTTAGCCCTATACGTTCAG
- a CDS encoding TonB-dependent receptor: protein MNTKLFFICCLLSATTFAQNLRGRITNEATGSPLPGVAIVLIGHQFGTTTNSDGDFSMKLGPGQYTLRFSSIGSETIERHVTIEAGENQRLNLALQISQTSLNEVTVVGSRNLNRSVTDSPAPIDLIDVRQVTSKTGQLDVNQLLQFVAPSFNSNRQTGSDGADHVDPASLRGLGPDQTLVLINGKRQHQSSLVTLFGTRGRGNTGTDLNTIPAAAIERIEILRDGAAAQYGSDAIAGVINIVLKTSTNQLNANVNYGAYQAKFRFDNQKFDGGNLNVNANYGWHIRETGFLNVTADFNQRQHTNRANTPGIDSTLQRRQFGDSKITNTSLYANAEIPLSDNTRMYAFGGLNSRKGDAYAWTRSADSPRNITSIYPDGFDPIITSAIVDKTFAAGVRTKINDWNVDFGNIFGSNRFDYGVKNTLNTSLGTSSPREFNAGGFQLQQNVTGLHFTRFFSNTLQGLNVAFGSEFRYEDYKIFAGEEASYKAYDVTRAAGSQGFPGFQPGNALTKSRINLGLYVDTEADLTKAFMIGAAARYENYSDFGSTLNGKLSSRLKISPSFLLRGTLSSGFRAPSLAQTYFNSTITNFVGGQAVQVQIAQNGSAITQALGVPPLKQETSVNASLGFTSHLGSGFTLTVDAYYVRIKDRVVLTGQFTDDLPAIAPELQKLNVSRVQFFTNAISTKTRGIDIVLAHHTLIGDGRLNTSLGMNFNSLDTIGVNTNAKLKPYKDLYFDLREYYFVKASAPPSKMNITVDYSINNWAFLLRVVRFGEVKLANWNYDAANLDIYRPKAATDLSISYRFTRQIGLSVGGSNIFNVYPDMHRADLTESGGAWDPVQMGFNGAYWFGKMNFKF, encoded by the coding sequence ATGAATACAAAACTCTTTTTTATCTGTTGTCTGTTATCGGCAACGACATTTGCTCAAAATTTACGCGGACGCATCACCAACGAAGCAACGGGCAGCCCGCTGCCTGGCGTAGCCATTGTGTTAATAGGTCATCAATTTGGCACAACAACAAACAGTGATGGTGATTTTTCTATGAAATTGGGCCCCGGCCAATATACGTTGCGATTCAGCTCGATAGGGTCCGAGACAATCGAACGACACGTAACCATAGAAGCGGGTGAAAACCAGCGACTTAATTTGGCACTGCAAATTTCTCAGACCAGCCTAAATGAGGTAACTGTGGTGGGGTCGCGCAACCTGAATCGCTCCGTTACCGACTCGCCCGCGCCTATTGATCTAATAGATGTGCGTCAGGTAACGTCGAAAACCGGCCAGTTGGATGTAAATCAGCTCCTGCAATTTGTAGCTCCGTCGTTTAACTCCAACCGACAGACTGGTTCTGACGGGGCCGACCACGTAGATCCAGCTTCCCTGCGCGGTTTAGGGCCTGATCAAACCCTGGTTCTGATTAATGGTAAACGTCAGCACCAATCCTCGCTGGTTACGTTATTTGGCACGCGAGGTCGTGGCAATACAGGTACCGATCTAAATACAATTCCGGCGGCCGCTATTGAGCGTATTGAAATTCTCCGTGATGGGGCAGCTGCTCAGTACGGCTCCGATGCCATTGCGGGGGTTATTAACATTGTACTGAAAACTAGTACCAATCAATTGAATGCCAATGTCAATTACGGCGCGTACCAGGCTAAATTTCGCTTCGATAATCAGAAATTCGATGGCGGAAACTTAAACGTGAATGCCAATTATGGCTGGCATATTAGAGAAACAGGCTTTCTGAACGTAACGGCCGATTTTAACCAACGCCAACATACCAACCGCGCCAATACCCCCGGTATCGACTCTACACTTCAACGGCGTCAATTTGGCGATTCGAAAATTACGAATACCTCACTCTATGCCAATGCGGAGATTCCACTCTCAGACAATACGCGTATGTATGCGTTTGGGGGCCTGAATTCTCGTAAAGGGGATGCCTACGCCTGGACCCGTTCGGCAGATAGTCCACGTAATATAACATCTATTTACCCGGATGGATTCGATCCTATTATTACAAGTGCCATTGTTGATAAAACATTTGCGGCTGGTGTACGAACGAAAATAAACGATTGGAATGTAGATTTTGGCAATATTTTTGGCTCGAATCGCTTTGACTATGGCGTTAAGAATACGCTAAACACATCCTTGGGTACCTCCTCTCCCCGTGAGTTTAATGCGGGCGGATTTCAACTGCAACAAAACGTTACCGGATTACACTTCACCCGCTTCTTTTCCAATACATTGCAAGGTCTGAACGTAGCTTTTGGATCGGAGTTCCGGTACGAAGATTACAAAATCTTTGCGGGAGAGGAAGCCTCATATAAGGCTTACGATGTTACAAGGGCTGCGGGTTCGCAGGGCTTTCCTGGTTTTCAGCCGGGCAATGCCTTAACTAAAAGCCGTATCAACCTGGGGTTATATGTCGACACAGAAGCCGATTTAACAAAAGCCTTCATGATTGGTGCCGCTGCCCGGTACGAAAATTATAGCGATTTTGGTAGTACGCTGAATGGAAAGCTATCGAGTCGATTGAAAATAAGCCCATCATTTCTGCTGCGCGGTACGCTCAGCTCTGGCTTCCGGGCTCCATCGCTGGCACAGACCTATTTCAATTCGACCATTACTAACTTTGTTGGCGGCCAGGCTGTACAGGTGCAAATTGCTCAGAATGGAAGTGCCATTACGCAGGCCTTGGGCGTACCTCCGCTTAAGCAGGAAACATCTGTTAACGCCAGTCTGGGATTTACCAGTCATTTAGGTAGCGGCTTTACGTTAACTGTAGATGCTTATTATGTTAGAATCAAAGACCGGGTTGTTTTGACAGGCCAGTTTACAGATGATTTACCAGCAATTGCACCCGAATTACAGAAATTGAACGTAAGTCGAGTGCAGTTTTTCACGAACGCTATATCGACCAAGACACGGGGTATCGACATTGTACTAGCGCATCATACGTTGATAGGCGACGGGCGGCTGAACACGTCGCTTGGCATGAATTTCAATTCGCTGGACACGATCGGCGTGAACACGAATGCCAAATTAAAGCCTTATAAAGACCTGTATTTTGATCTGCGTGAGTATTACTTCGTGAAAGCATCGGCACCTCCCTCCAAAATGAATATAACGGTTGATTATAGTATCAATAACTGGGCATTTCTGCTTCGTGTAGTTCGTTTCGGGGAAGTAAAACTGGCAAACTGGAATTACGATGCGGCTAATCTGGATATTTATCGACCTAAAGCAGCAACCGATTTATCCATCTCATACCGGTTTACGCGCCAGATTGGGCTATCCGTTGGCGGATCTAACATCTTTAATGTTTATCCAGACATGCATCGGGCCGATCTTACCGAATCAGGTGGTGCGTGGGACCCCGTCCAGATGGGTTTCAACGGGGCTTATTGGTTTGGCAAGATGAACTTCAAGTTTTAA
- a CDS encoding ExbD/TolR family protein: protein MKLRRKTKFAAEVATSSLNDIMFFLLLFFLIISTVANPNVIKLLLPKAASTQQLSKKQVTLSVDADKKYYIDKKPVDPVNLENELKIMMAGIAEPTVVVRFDKTLTVQDLVDVLQTGAKLNIKMVMATSK, encoded by the coding sequence ATGAAACTCCGACGTAAAACAAAATTTGCTGCCGAAGTCGCGACTTCATCCCTGAATGACATCATGTTTTTCTTGCTGTTGTTCTTCCTGATCATCTCGACGGTGGCCAACCCGAATGTTATTAAATTGCTATTACCTAAAGCGGCCTCTACGCAGCAGTTAAGCAAAAAACAGGTGACACTATCGGTTGATGCTGATAAGAAATATTACATCGACAAAAAACCAGTTGATCCGGTCAATCTGGAGAACGAGCTGAAAATAATGATGGCTGGTATTGCAGAACCAACTGTTGTCGTGCGCTTTGATAAAACCTTAACCGTACAGGATTTGGTCGATGTACTCCAAACCGGAGCGAAGCTGAATATCAAGATGGTTATGGCGACGTCGAAATAA